Proteins from one Pseudoliparis swirei isolate HS2019 ecotype Mariana Trench chromosome 22, NWPU_hadal_v1, whole genome shotgun sequence genomic window:
- the nr1d2a gene encoding nuclear receptor subfamily 1 group D member 2a: MPEDMGTTKPGGVIAYISSGSASSPESFVFGASPGSRGFLAATQPASRPALPSRAVGMVVDISPPARRGHGAAAEKAGRSSASAKSGITKINGMVLLCKVCGDVASGFHYGVHACEGCKGFFRRSIQQNIQYKKCLKMENCTIMRINRNRCQQCRFKKCLAVGMSRDAVRFGRIPKREKQRMLLEMQNAMNNMMSNSSQLHGHQSPVEAVTGAAGSSSSPSSSSSSSSSSSTASDSPSCSNPSSPHFPQDSESVVSMDTNSSSASSCASDSGEDEAVTASRRQQQQQQQQQQQQQQQQQQQYAFACSQQRSPSSGTVALETEEQRSSWSCWDHNVVVGGHRQVVANAAYREERGVDQQQLNSTPSCQPSEDGQRQHGCGTTSRAHLVCPMNTSPFVDPRKPSQEVWEEFSLSFTPAVRDVVDFAKRIPGFRDLPEHDQVGLLKAGTFEVLMVRFASLFNVAERTVTFLSGKRYGLDALRSLGAGELLNSMCEFSEKLAALRLDADEMSLFTAVVLVSADRSGIQDLYSVEALQDKLIRGLRNLVMQNHGEESATTFTKLLLKLPELRSLNNMHSEELLSFKVHP, translated from the exons ATGCCTGAGGACATGGGGACCACCAAGCCTG GAGGAGTCATCGCCTATATTTCCTCCGGCTCCGCGTCCAGCCCGGAGTCCTTCGTGTTCGGCGCCAGCCCCGGCAGCAGAGGCTTCCTCGCCGCGACGCAGCCGGCGTCCCGCCCGGCGCTGCCCAGCCGGGCCGTGGGCATGGTGGTGGACATCTCCCCGCCGGCCAGGCGCGGCCACGGCGCCGCCGCCGAGAAGGCCGGACGCTCCTCCGCGTCGGCCAAGAGCGGCATCACCA aAATCAACGGCATGGTGCTGCTGTGCAAGGTGTGTGGAGACGTGGCGTCCGGCTTCCACTACGGCGTCCACGCCTGCGAGGGCTGCAAG ggcttcttcaggaggagCATCCAGCAGAACATCCAGTACAAGAAGTGTCTCAAGATGGAGAACTGCACCATCATGAGGATCAACCGCAACCGCTGCCAGCAGTGTCGCTTCAAGAAGTGTCTGGCCGTCGGCATGTCCCGAGACG CCGTTCGGTTCGGCCGCATCCCGAAGAGGGAGAAGCAGCGGATGCTGCTGGAGATGCAGAACGCCATGAACAACATGATGAGCAACAGCAGCCAGCTGCACGGCCACCAGAGCCCCGTTGAGGCCGTGACCGGCGCCGCCGGCTCCTCATCTtcgccttcatcctcctcctcatcctcctcctcctcctccaccgcttCCGACTCCCCGTCGTGCTCCAACCCGTCCTCCCCGCACTTCCCCCAGGACTCCGAGTCCGTGGTTTCCATGGACACCAACTCCAGCTCGGCCTCCTCCTGCGCGTCGGACAGCGGCGAGGACGAGGCTGTGACGGCGAGCAggcggcaacaacaacaacagcaacaacaacaacaacaacaacagcaacaacagcagcagcagtacgCCTTCGCGTGCAGCCAGCAGCGGTCGCCCTCGTCGGGGACCGTCGCCCTGGAgacggaggagcagaggagcagctggagctgCTGGGACCACAACGTGGTCGTCGGGGGTCACCGGCAAGTCGTCGCCAACGCcgcctacagggaggagaggggagtcgACCAGCAGCAGCTCAACAGCACCCCTAGCTGTCAGCCGTCAGAAGACGGCCAGAGGCAACACGGCTGCGGCACAACCAGCAGAGCACACTTG GTCTGCCCCATGAACACGTCGCCCTTCGTGGACCCGCGCAAGCCCAGCCAGGAGGTGTGGGAGGAGTTCTCCTTGAGCTTCACGCCCGCCGTGCGCGACGTGGTCGACTTCGCCAAGAGGATCCCGGGCTTCCGCGACCTCCCCGAGCACGACCAGGTCGGCCTGCTGAAGGCCGGCACCTTCGAGGTGCTCATGGTGCGCTTCGCCTCCCTGTTCAACGTGGCGGAGCGCACGGTGACCTTCCTGAGCGGCAAGCGCTACGGCCTGGACGCGCTGCGGTCGCTGGGCGCCGGAGAGCTGCTCAACTCCATGTGCGAGTTCAGCGAGAAGCTGGCGGCGCTGCGGCTCGACGCCGACGAAATGAGCCTCTTCACGGCCGTGGTGCTCGTCTCAGCCG ATCGCTCCGGGATCCAGGACCTGTACTCCGTCGAGGCCCTGCAGGACAAACTGATCCGGGGTCTGAGGAACCTGGTGATGCAGAACCACGGCGAGGAGTCGGCCACCACCTTCACCAAGCTGCTGCTCAAGCTGCCCGAGCTGCGTTCCCTCAACAACATGCACTCGGAGGAGCTGCTCTCCTTCAAAGTGCACCCGTGA